Proteins from a genomic interval of Asticcacaulis sp. AND118:
- a CDS encoding ABC-F family ATP-binding cassette domain-containing protein: MLQITNLTYDAYGRRFFDGASLSLPPGTKAGLVGLNGVGKSTLFGLILGKSQPGGGEITTPKGWRVASVDQEIAASPQHLIDAVLAIDTRRANLLKALETADPMQQAEIHHDLYAIGADRAPSRAAEILSGLGFSNADLTRPISDFSGGWRMRAALAGALLAEPDLLLLDEPTNYLDLEGALWLEARLKRYPNAALMISHDRDLLNESVDAIVHVVGQRLDYYSGNYDNFERMRAEKARLNAANAAKQEAERAHLQAFVDRFRAKASKASQAQSRMKKLEKLPPIAANIQDRVAPFRLPSPEKELAPPILRLDDAAIGYGDTVILRNVTIRLDPDDRIGVLGVNGAGKSTFAKLLAGALTEMHGTQWRDRRMTVAWFHQHQIEAMDPEDTPLEMMRRARPDETESKRRGRLGSFGMTVEKVETKVKDLSGGERARLLLNMVAMDGPHLLILDEPTNHLDIDSRRALLDALNDYEGAVLIITHDRSLIELVADKLWLVNDGTVKTYTGSMDDYAKLVVERAKTATREEAQAIAKDKPVGVNSKDARKAAAAARNAIAPLKKKADDLERQIETLGNKIKLLDLKLSDADIYVKAPAEAVKLGKEKAKLEDDLVKMEGDWMEAAEIYETAKSEAGL, from the coding sequence ATGCTTCAGATCACCAACCTGACCTACGACGCCTATGGCCGCCGCTTTTTCGACGGCGCCAGCCTGAGCCTGCCGCCGGGCACCAAGGCCGGTCTGGTGGGGCTGAACGGCGTCGGCAAATCGACCCTGTTCGGGCTGATCCTGGGTAAGTCGCAACCGGGCGGCGGCGAAATCACCACGCCAAAGGGCTGGCGCGTGGCCAGCGTCGATCAGGAAATCGCCGCCTCGCCGCAGCACCTCATCGACGCCGTGCTGGCCATCGACACGCGCCGCGCCAACCTGCTGAAAGCGCTTGAAACCGCCGATCCGATGCAGCAGGCGGAAATCCATCACGACCTCTATGCCATCGGGGCGGATCGTGCGCCCTCACGGGCAGCCGAAATCCTCAGCGGCTTGGGCTTTTCCAATGCCGACCTGACGCGCCCCATCTCGGACTTTTCCGGCGGCTGGCGGATGCGCGCGGCGCTGGCCGGGGCGCTGTTGGCCGAGCCTGACCTGCTGCTGCTGGACGAGCCGACCAACTATCTGGACCTCGAGGGCGCGCTGTGGCTCGAAGCCCGGCTGAAGCGCTATCCCAATGCCGCCCTGATGATCTCGCACGACCGCGACCTGCTCAACGAGTCGGTCGACGCCATCGTGCACGTCGTGGGTCAGAGGCTCGACTATTACAGCGGCAATTACGACAATTTCGAGCGGATGCGCGCCGAAAAGGCCCGCCTCAACGCCGCCAACGCCGCCAAGCAGGAGGCCGAGCGCGCCCACCTTCAGGCCTTTGTGGACCGCTTCCGCGCCAAGGCGTCCAAGGCGTCTCAGGCGCAGTCGCGCATGAAGAAGCTGGAAAAGCTGCCGCCGATCGCTGCCAATATTCAGGACCGCGTCGCGCCCTTCCGTCTGCCCTCGCCAGAAAAGGAGTTGGCCCCGCCGATCCTGCGTCTGGACGACGCCGCCATCGGCTATGGCGACACGGTCATCCTGCGCAATGTCACCATCCGCCTCGATCCCGACGATCGTATCGGTGTGCTGGGGGTCAATGGCGCGGGTAAATCGACCTTCGCCAAACTGCTGGCCGGGGCGCTGACCGAGATGCACGGCACGCAGTGGCGCGACCGCCGCATGACCGTGGCCTGGTTCCATCAGCATCAGATCGAGGCGATGGACCCGGAAGACACGCCGCTGGAGATGATGCGCCGCGCCCGCCCGGACGAGACCGAATCGAAACGCCGCGGCCGTCTGGGCTCGTTCGGCATGACGGTCGAAAAGGTCGAAACGAAAGTGAAAGACCTGTCGGGCGGCGAGCGCGCGCGCCTGCTGCTCAATATGGTGGCGATGGACGGCCCGCACCTGCTGATCCTCGACGAACCGACCAACCACCTCGATATCGACTCGCGCCGCGCCCTGCTCGACGCGCTGAACGACTATGAGGGCGCGGTGCTGATCATCACCCACGACCGCTCGCTGATCGAACTGGTGGCGGACAAGCTGTGGCTGGTCAATGACGGGACGGTGAAGACCTATACCGGGAGCATGGACGACTACGCCAAACTGGTGGTCGAGCGCGCCAAGACCGCGACGCGCGAAGAGGCGCAGGCCATCGCGAAAGACAAGCCGGTGGGCGTCAATTCGAAGGACGCGCGCAAGGCCGCGGCCGCCGCCCGTAACGCCATCGCGCCGCTGAAGAAGAAGGCCGACGACCTCGAGCGTCAGATCGAGACTCTGGGCAACAAGATCAAGTTGCTCGACCTCAAGCTCTCGGACGCCGACATCTACGTGAAGGCCCCGGCCGAAGCGGTAAAGCTCGGCAAGGAAAAGGCGAAGCTTGAGGACGATCTGGTGAAGATGGAAGGCGACTGGATGGAAGCCGCCGAAATCTATGAAACGGCCAAGAGTGAGGCAGGGTTGTAG
- the ndk gene encoding nucleoside-diphosphate kinase, with the protein MSRTFSIIKPDATRRNLTGAINAVIESAGLRIVAQKRVKLSTAQAEQFYGVHKERPFFGELVGQMTAEPVVVQVLEADDAVPKYRAVMGATNPEQAEEGTIRKLFALSIGENSVHGSDSDENAAIEIAQFFTEDEIVG; encoded by the coding sequence ATGTCCCGCACCTTCTCGATCATCAAGCCCGACGCCACCCGCCGCAACCTGACCGGCGCCATCAACGCCGTCATCGAATCCGCCGGCCTGCGCATCGTCGCCCAAAAGCGCGTGAAGCTGTCGACGGCTCAGGCCGAGCAGTTCTACGGCGTCCACAAGGAGCGCCCCTTCTTCGGCGAACTGGTCGGTCAGATGACCGCCGAGCCGGTCGTGGTTCAGGTGCTGGAAGCCGACGACGCCGTGCCGAAGTACCGCGCGGTCATGGGTGCCACCAACCCGGAACAGGCCGAAGAGGGCACGATCCGCAAGCTGTTCGCCCTGTCGATCGGTGAAAACTCGGTCCACGGTTCGGACTCCGACGAAAACGCCGCTATCGAAATCGCCCAGTTCTTCACGGAAGACGAAATCGTCGGCTAA
- the rnd gene encoding ribonuclease D, whose translation MPTITTTAALTEFCSKIASAPFITVDTEFMRETTYWPKLCLIQAASEEHAAIIDPLAPGLDLKPFLDILTDTNILKVFHACRQDVEIFNNLGAMPAPVFDTQVAAMAAGFGDQVAYDSLVRQVIKVDIDKGSRFTDWSRRPLSEQQLQYALGDVTHLARLYPKLVEKLKAQNRYEWVAAEMADLTDPKLYNTSPDDAWRRLRPRKPSQKYMAVFKEVAAWRERVAQERDQPRGRILKDEGVDEIATQLPTDAAAFDRLRSTPKGFGASKFGIELCEVIQTALADPDKYAPKVDKSPPPMQVPASVVELLKVLLRVRCEDEGVAPKLIASVADLEKIALDDKADVPALEGWRRKVFGDDAIKLKKGELALVLNGVRVEVVELD comes from the coding sequence ATGCCCACAATCACAACCACCGCCGCCCTCACCGAATTCTGCAGCAAGATCGCCAGCGCCCCGTTCATCACCGTCGATACGGAATTCATGCGCGAAACGACCTATTGGCCCAAGCTGTGCCTGATCCAGGCCGCTTCCGAGGAACACGCGGCCATTATCGATCCGCTGGCGCCGGGTCTCGACCTCAAGCCGTTTCTCGACATCCTGACCGATACGAACATCCTCAAGGTGTTCCACGCCTGCCGTCAGGACGTAGAAATCTTCAACAATCTGGGGGCCATGCCCGCGCCGGTGTTCGACACGCAGGTCGCGGCGATGGCGGCGGGCTTCGGCGATCAGGTCGCCTATGATTCGCTGGTGCGGCAGGTGATCAAGGTCGATATCGACAAGGGCTCGCGCTTCACCGACTGGTCGCGCCGCCCCCTGTCGGAACAGCAACTGCAATACGCGCTGGGCGATGTGACGCATCTGGCCCGGCTCTATCCCAAGCTGGTCGAAAAGCTGAAGGCGCAGAACCGTTACGAGTGGGTCGCCGCCGAAATGGCCGACCTGACCGATCCTAAGCTCTACAACACCTCGCCCGACGACGCCTGGCGGCGTTTGCGTCCGCGCAAGCCCTCGCAGAAATATATGGCGGTGTTCAAGGAGGTCGCAGCGTGGCGCGAACGCGTGGCGCAGGAGCGCGACCAGCCGCGCGGCCGTATCCTCAAGGACGAAGGCGTGGACGAGATCGCCACGCAACTGCCCACCGACGCGGCGGCCTTCGACCGTCTGCGCTCGACCCCCAAGGGCTTCGGCGCGTCGAAATTCGGCATCGAACTGTGCGAAGTGATCCAGACGGCGCTGGCCGACCCGGACAAGTACGCCCCCAAGGTCGATAAGTCCCCGCCGCCGATGCAGGTCCCGGCCTCGGTCGTCGAACTGCTCAAGGTGCTGCTGCGCGTGCGCTGCGAAGATGAGGGCGTCGCGCCGAAACTGATCGCTTCCGTGGCCGATCTGGAAAAGATCGCGCTGGACGACAAGGCCGATGTCCCGGCGCTGGAAGGCTGGCGGCGCAAGGTGTTCGGCGACGACGCTATCAAGCTCAAGAAGGGCGAACTGGCGCTGGTGCTCAACGGCGTCCGCGTTGAGGTGGTCGAACTGGATTAA
- the purM gene encoding phosphoribosylformylglycinamidine cyclo-ligase has translation MTEPQSNGLTYAQSGVDIDAGEALVDAIKPLAKATRRPGAEASLGGFGALFDLKAAGYDDPLIVTTTDGVGTKLRIAIDTNRHDQVGIDLVAMCVNDLLAQGAEPLMFLDYYATSKLDIDTARRVVAGIAEGCKRAGCALVGGETAEMPGMYEGEDYDLAGFSVGAVNRDKVLPKLAAQAAGDLIIALGSSGPHSNGYSLIRKVVERSGLGWADDAPFATEKSLAQALLEPTRIYIKSVLPLMKAGLVTGGAHITGGGLIENPGRAIAEGLKAEFDFDGWVFPPVFQWLMEVGNIEKREMLRTFNCGVGFVLYVKPQNADAVLAALLNAGEDAFICGQLVAA, from the coding sequence ATGACCGAGCCCCAATCCAACGGCCTCACCTATGCCCAGTCCGGCGTCGATATCGATGCGGGCGAAGCGCTTGTGGACGCCATCAAGCCGCTGGCCAAGGCGACCCGTCGTCCGGGCGCGGAAGCCAGCCTCGGCGGGTTCGGTGCGCTGTTCGACCTCAAGGCCGCGGGCTATGACGATCCGCTGATCGTCACCACGACCGACGGGGTGGGCACCAAGCTGCGCATCGCCATCGACACCAACCGCCACGATCAGGTCGGCATCGACCTTGTGGCCATGTGCGTCAACGACCTCCTGGCGCAGGGCGCGGAGCCGCTGATGTTCCTCGACTATTACGCCACGTCCAAGCTCGACATCGACACCGCGCGTCGCGTGGTGGCCGGCATCGCCGAAGGCTGCAAGCGCGCGGGCTGCGCGCTGGTCGGCGGCGAGACGGCGGAAATGCCGGGCATGTACGAAGGCGAGGACTACGATCTGGCCGGGTTCAGCGTCGGCGCGGTCAATCGCGACAAGGTGCTGCCGAAACTCGCCGCGCAGGCCGCCGGCGACCTGATCATCGCGCTGGGCTCTTCGGGTCCGCACTCCAACGGCTATTCGCTGATCCGCAAGGTGGTCGAGCGTTCGGGGCTCGGCTGGGCCGACGACGCGCCGTTCGCCACCGAAAAGTCGCTGGCTCAGGCCCTGCTGGAGCCGACGCGCATCTATATCAAGTCGGTCCTGCCGCTGATGAAGGCGGGGCTGGTCACCGGCGGGGCGCACATCACCGGTGGCGGTCTGATCGAAAATCCGGGCCGCGCCATCGCCGAAGGTCTGAAGGCCGAGTTCGACTTCGACGGCTGGGTCTTCCCGCCGGTCTTCCAGTGGCTGATGGAGGTCGGCAATATCGAGAAGCGCGAAATGCTGCGGACCTTCAACTGCGGCGTTGGCTTCGTGCTGTATGTGAAGCCGCAGAATGCCGATGCGGTTCTGGCGGCGCTGCTCAATGCGGGCGAAGACGCCTTTATCTGCGGTCAGTTGGTCGCGGCGTAA
- the purN gene encoding phosphoribosylglycinamide formyltransferase, producing the protein MKTKTAIFISGRGSNMMALVEAAKSPDFPAEFVAVVSNDPAAAGLDWAASQGIEALAVDHKPFGKDREAHERAIDAELRARGVEFICLAGYMRILTPWLVGQWEGRMINIHPSLLPKYKGLHTHERAIAAGDAEAGCSIHWVSAGVDEGALIAQARVPIVDGDTPDTLAARVLKEEHKLYPAALRDILSKN; encoded by the coding sequence ATGAAAACCAAAACCGCCATCTTTATTTCCGGGCGCGGGTCCAACATGATGGCCCTTGTCGAAGCCGCGAAATCGCCTGACTTTCCGGCGGAGTTCGTCGCCGTGGTCTCGAACGATCCCGCTGCCGCCGGTCTCGACTGGGCGGCGTCCCAGGGCATCGAGGCGCTGGCCGTCGATCACAAGCCCTTCGGCAAGGACCGCGAAGCGCATGAGCGCGCCATCGACGCCGAACTGCGGGCGCGGGGCGTCGAATTCATCTGTCTGGCCGGTTATATGCGCATCCTGACCCCGTGGCTGGTCGGTCAGTGGGAAGGGCGGATGATTAATATCCACCCTTCGCTGCTGCCTAAGTACAAGGGTCTGCACACCCACGAACGCGCCATTGCGGCTGGCGATGCCGAAGCCGGGTGCAGCATCCACTGGGTGTCGGCGGGCGTCGATGAAGGGGCGCTGATCGCTCAGGCCCGCGTGCCGATAGTCGACGGCGACACGCCCGACACGCTGGCGGCGCGCGTGCTCAAGGAAGAGCACAAGCTCTATCCGGCGGCGTTACGGGACATTTTGTCGAAAAACTGA
- a CDS encoding S46 family peptidase, with the protein MSLKSFLTYGAAFALAAVMAPAANADEGMWTFDNFPAAKVKETYGVTLDKAWMDKVQAAAVRLSNCSASVVSPDGLVLTNAHCVIACAQDLSTPQNDYVNDGFLTNARTEEKACPGQSAEILQSITDVTKEINAAAQGLTGAEFVKAQNARAAELEKAGCGDDKIIRCQVISFYQGGEYKLYKYRRYTDVRLVFYPEYKAGFFGGDPDNFNFPRYNLDSGFLRLYENGQPVKTPQHLKLATTAPKENELVLVAGNPGSTSRLLTVSQLETLRDVTIPTQQLMRSELRGRFIQFGAESEANKKITVDTLTNLENGFKVFYGQQLALQDPRVMEAKRAEEAALKAGMSAEDKAAFGDPWADLAQVQVAAKDLYLPYYFLDSSMASSNLFTYARTLVRAARERAKPSAERLPEYADTRLPLAEKRVLAEANIIPAHERIVLEFRLLKAREYLTTDNAVTQLMLGKESPEGLSKRLIEGTKLADPAVRKALWEGGLAAIQASDDPMIQYALKIDDQALAVRKEYEAKVSGPTRIAAEKIAKIRFKAYGNTTYPDATFSLRLSYGKVTGWTYRGQTVPAFTQMNGLFDRATGNDPYELSPKFAAARAKLDPKVVYNFSSTNDIIGGNSGSPVINARAEVVGAAFDGNIHSLGGAYYYDGTINRTVTVASTAILEALDKVYGQKALVKELTAGK; encoded by the coding sequence ATGTCCTTGAAATCCTTCCTCACCTATGGCGCCGCCTTCGCGCTGGCTGCCGTTATGGCCCCTGCCGCTAATGCCGACGAAGGCATGTGGACCTTCGACAACTTCCCCGCCGCCAAGGTCAAGGAAACCTACGGCGTGACGCTCGACAAGGCGTGGATGGACAAGGTGCAGGCCGCCGCCGTGCGCCTGTCGAACTGCTCGGCCTCGGTGGTGTCGCCGGACGGTCTGGTCCTGACCAACGCCCACTGTGTCATCGCCTGCGCGCAGGACCTGTCGACGCCGCAGAACGACTACGTCAATGATGGCTTTCTGACCAACGCCCGCACCGAAGAAAAGGCCTGCCCCGGTCAGTCGGCGGAAATCCTTCAGTCGATCACCGATGTGACGAAGGAGATCAACGCCGCGGCCCAGGGCCTGACTGGCGCGGAATTCGTCAAGGCGCAGAACGCGAGGGCGGCGGAGCTTGAAAAGGCCGGATGCGGCGACGACAAGATCATCCGCTGTCAGGTGATCAGCTTCTATCAGGGGGGCGAGTACAAGCTCTACAAGTACCGCCGCTATACCGACGTGCGTCTGGTCTTCTATCCGGAGTACAAGGCCGGCTTCTTCGGCGGCGACCCCGATAATTTCAACTTCCCGCGCTACAACCTCGATTCGGGCTTCCTGCGCCTGTACGAGAACGGCCAGCCGGTGAAGACGCCGCAGCACCTGAAACTCGCCACCACCGCGCCCAAAGAAAACGAACTGGTGCTGGTTGCCGGCAATCCCGGTTCGACCAGCCGCCTGCTGACCGTGTCGCAGCTTGAGACGCTGCGCGACGTGACCATCCCGACCCAGCAGCTTATGCGCTCGGAACTGCGCGGTCGCTTCATCCAGTTCGGCGCGGAATCCGAAGCCAACAAGAAGATCACGGTCGATACCCTGACCAATCTCGAAAACGGCTTCAAGGTCTTCTACGGTCAGCAATTGGCCTTGCAGGACCCCAGGGTCATGGAGGCCAAGCGCGCCGAAGAAGCCGCGCTGAAGGCCGGCATGAGCGCCGAGGACAAGGCGGCGTTCGGCGATCCGTGGGCCGATCTGGCACAGGTTCAGGTGGCGGCGAAAGACCTCTACCTGCCGTACTATTTCCTCGACTCTTCGATGGCTTCGTCGAATCTCTTCACCTACGCCCGCACCCTGGTGCGCGCCGCCAGGGAACGCGCCAAGCCGTCGGCGGAGCGCTTGCCGGAATATGCCGACACGCGCCTGCCGCTGGCCGAAAAGCGCGTGCTGGCCGAAGCCAACATCATCCCGGCGCACGAGCGCATCGTCCTCGAATTCCGCCTGCTCAAGGCCCGCGAATATCTGACGACCGACAATGCCGTGACGCAACTGATGCTGGGCAAGGAGTCGCCCGAAGGCCTGTCGAAGCGCCTGATCGAAGGCACCAAACTGGCCGATCCGGCGGTGCGCAAGGCTCTGTGGGAGGGCGGTCTGGCGGCCATTCAAGCCTCCGACGACCCGATGATCCAGTACGCCCTGAAGATCGACGATCAGGCTCTGGCCGTGCGTAAGGAATACGAGGCGAAGGTCTCAGGCCCGACGCGCATCGCCGCCGAAAAGATCGCCAAGATCCGCTTCAAGGCCTATGGCAACACCACCTATCCGGACGCGACCTTCAGCTTGCGTCTGTCCTACGGCAAGGTGACGGGCTGGACCTATCGCGGCCAGACGGTTCCGGCCTTCACGCAGATGAACGGTCTGTTCGACCGCGCCACCGGCAACGATCCGTACGAATTGTCGCCGAAGTTTGCCGCCGCCAGGGCCAAGCTCGACCCCAAGGTCGTCTATAACTTCTCCTCGACCAACGACATCATCGGCGGCAATTCCGGCTCGCCGGTGATCAACGCCAGGGCCGAGGTCGTGGGCGCGGCCTTCGACGGCAATATCCATTCGCTGGGTGGGGCCTATTATTACGACGGCACGATCAACCGTACGGTGACCGTGGCCTCGACCGCCATTCTCGAAGCGCTGGACAAGGTCTATGGCCAGAAGGCGCTGGTGAAGGAACTGACGGCAGGGAAGTAA
- a CDS encoding Ppx/GppA phosphatase family protein, which produces MSVPESSFAPLPAVTALPAAYYTAVIDIGSNSVRLVIYRVEGRSIWPVHNEKVLAGLGRDLLSSGKLSPTGCRDTLIALKRFRFIIDSYPLAQVHTVATAAIREAEDGHVMTHMIEEQAGFKVRVLSGAEEAYYSALGVLCGHDDAVGVVGDLGGSSLELIDLQGDNAFKGITLPLGPFALGAPAPVNIDKTMERIREVLKPHKDRFQFATFHAVGGAWRNLAIIWMQKANYPLQIVQQFELPAREALNICRLIATQSPASLERIRGVTRRRMENLAYAALVLQALIETFGFDTINFSANGLREGVLFEQLPQDVQKRDPLIEGCAALGARQGISGDMGPALAQWVCDFYDTASNIDVPDVRLIRAAAKLSDMGALLHPDHRADLVCDQVLRAPIPGQNHQERVFLACTLFTRYSGDAYTKEPVLISRILGDDGLERATQLGLALRLGCDLSAKSGALLDHAHLTQQGRDLVLEAKSGWEDLLLGEQTKKRAKALANGLKLSLKMGSY; this is translated from the coding sequence ATGTCGGTGCCCGAAAGTAGCTTCGCCCCCCTTCCCGCCGTGACGGCCCTGCCCGCCGCCTACTACACCGCCGTCATCGATATCGGCTCCAACTCCGTGCGTCTGGTCATCTACCGCGTCGAAGGGCGCTCGATATGGCCGGTGCACAACGAGAAGGTGCTGGCGGGTCTCGGCCGCGACCTGCTGAGCAGCGGCAAACTCAGCCCGACGGGCTGCCGCGACACGCTGATCGCGTTGAAACGGTTCAGGTTCATCATCGATTCCTATCCGCTGGCGCAGGTCCATACGGTCGCCACCGCCGCCATCCGCGAGGCCGAAGACGGTCACGTCATGACGCACATGATCGAGGAACAGGCGGGCTTCAAGGTCCGCGTGCTCAGCGGCGCCGAAGAGGCCTATTATTCGGCTCTGGGCGTGCTGTGCGGGCACGATGACGCGGTGGGCGTGGTCGGCGACCTCGGCGGGTCCAGCCTGGAACTGATCGACCTGCAGGGCGACAACGCCTTCAAGGGCATCACCCTGCCGCTGGGGCCGTTCGCGCTGGGGGCGCCGGCCCCGGTCAATATCGACAAGACGATGGAGCGCATCCGTGAGGTTCTGAAACCGCACAAAGATCGATTTCAGTTCGCAACCTTTCATGCCGTCGGCGGCGCGTGGCGCAACCTCGCCATCATCTGGATGCAGAAGGCCAACTATCCGCTGCAGATCGTCCAGCAGTTCGAACTGCCGGCGCGCGAGGCCCTGAATATCTGCCGTCTCATCGCCACCCAGTCGCCCGCCTCGCTGGAGCGTATCCGCGGCGTCACCAGGCGGCGGATGGAAAACCTCGCCTACGCCGCGCTGGTGCTGCAGGCCCTGATCGAGACCTTCGGCTTCGACACCATCAACTTCTCGGCCAACGGCCTGCGCGAAGGCGTCCTGTTCGAGCAACTGCCGCAGGACGTCCAGAAGCGCGACCCGCTCATCGAAGGCTGCGCAGCGCTGGGGGCACGTCAGGGCATCAGCGGCGATATGGGCCCGGCTCTGGCGCAGTGGGTCTGCGACTTCTACGACACCGCCTCGAACATCGACGTGCCCGACGTGCGCCTGATCCGCGCGGCGGCCAAGCTGTCCGACATGGGCGCGCTGCTGCACCCGGACCACCGTGCCGACCTCGTCTGCGATCAGGTGCTGCGTGCGCCGATCCCGGGCCAGAACCATCAGGAGCGCGTCTTCCTCGCCTGCACCCTGTTCACGCGCTATTCCGGCGATGCCTACACCAAGGAGCCGGTGCTGATCAGCCGTATTCTGGGCGATGACGGCCTTGAGCGCGCGACGCAACTGGGCCTCGCGCTGCGATTGGGCTGCGACCTGTCGGCCAAGTCGGGGGCGCTGCTGGATCATGCGCACCTGACGCAACAGGGCCGCGATCTGGTGCTGGAGGCCAAGAGCGGCTGGGAAGACCTGCTGCTGGGGGAGCAGACCAAGAAGCGCGCCAAGGCGTTGGCCAATGGGCTGAAGCTGAGCCTGAAGATGGGAAGCTACTGA